One Babylonia areolata isolate BAREFJ2019XMU chromosome 20, ASM4173473v1, whole genome shotgun sequence DNA segment encodes these proteins:
- the LOC143294789 gene encoding uncharacterized protein LOC143294789 isoform X1 codes for MSAIFPLKLKMSPCVVCSLAALWLGVSMTTTAATERQDSPPTSRGRGDPCGYSEDRSLVCCMGVTRSTLIYDTEQCCNGLPVEPGEMCCDETIPVTMTSSLHDACCLHPDERGGTTFQSSRHYCDPDTGNVVEIPSLSGLSFPNAIDTFNNLPLSLSSFSSSSSFPSSSSSSSSHQSPDSFHMLCQGGSDVTGHAISRWRGESVGCCGMEAYFASEKTCCEGILFDMPAEEGVCCYDRAYRRGDPSNPCMARCGGSVFDTQVQLCCRGTIHPVTSFSDVCCGGDRISSDTHLCCAGVPMPRQRAYGCCRRTTPTPFLRHYMSCRRGGVRRKVRGQFRSRDVCGALPTWSAHWPAPSLLDVNNSALHVEGQVSHIHRNSQDSLRLTLNLVRFIQSPSSDGHAPCTDSQTLHLLVSLSHATGKGKKCRGRQLQRYLRHRVLHVFFPLDAFSCSSGGEPVVSVPTRSGKHLILLSSSSSED; via the exons caACTGAAAGACAAGACTCTCCGCCCACCTCTAGAGGTCGCGGTGACCCTTGTGGCTACAGTGAAGATCGGTCGTTAGTCTGCTGTATGGGtg TGACCAGATCCACCCTGATCTACGACACAGAGCAGTGCTGCAACGGGCTTCCTGTGGAGCCCGGCGAGATGTGCTGTGACGAAACGATCCCCGTCACCATGACGTCATCACTCCATGACGCCTGCTGTCTCCACCCCGATGAACGAGGAGGCACGACCTTCCAGTCCAGCCGCCATTACTGCGACCCGGACACCGGCAATGTCGTGGAGATTCCTTCTCTGTCCGGCTTGTCCTTCCCCAACGCCATCGACACTTTCAATAATCTGCCACTCTCtttatcctccttctcttcttcttcttcttttccttcttcttcttcttcttcttcttcccaccagTCGCCCGATTCTTTCCACATGTTGTGCCAGGGCGGAAGTGACGTCACTGGTCACGCGATCTCTCGGTGGCGAGGAGAGAGCGTGGGATGTTGCGGGATGGAGGCGTATTTCGCTTCCGAGAAGACCTGCTGCGAAGGGATTCTGTTTGACATGCCCGCTGAGGAGGGGGT GTGTTGCTACGATCGTGCCTACAGAAGAGGGGACCCCAGCAACCCATGCATGGCTCGGTGCGGGGGGTCTGTGTTCGATACCCAGGTCCAGCTGTGCTGCAGGGGTACCATCCACCCTGTGACGTCCTTCTCTGATGTGTGCTGTGGCGGGGACAGGATCTCCTCAGACACTCACCTGTGCTGTGCTGGGG TCCCCATGCCCAGACAGCGCGCATATGGGTGTTGCCGGCGCACCACGCCCACGCCCTTTTTGCGGCACTACATGAGCTGTAGACGCGGGGGCGTGAGGCGGAAGGTCAGAGGTCAGTTCCGGTCACGTGACGTGTGTGGCGCTCTGCCCACGTGGTCAGCCCATTGGCCGGCCCCGAGTCTGCTGGACGTCAACAACTCTG CACTTCACGTCGAAGGGCAAGTCAGCCACATCCACCGGAACTCCCAAGACTCCTTACGTCTGACCTTGAACCTGGTACGCTTCATCCAATCGCCTTCCTCAGACGGACACGCACCTTGCACGGACAGCCAGACTCTTCACCTTCTCGTCAGTCTGAGCCACGCAACGGGAAAGGGGAAAAAGTGTCGCGGGAGGCAACTGCAGCGGTATCTGCGACACAGAGTACTGCACGTGTTCTTCCCCTTGGATGCGTTCTCTTGCAGCAGCGGCGGTGAACCCGTCGTCAGCGTTCCCACCAGGAGCGGGAAGCATCTAatcttgttgtcgtcgtcttcttctgaaGATTAG
- the LOC143294789 gene encoding uncharacterized protein LOC143294789 isoform X2 — protein sequence MSAIFPLKLKMSPCVVCSLAALWLGVSMTTTAVTRSTLIYDTEQCCNGLPVEPGEMCCDETIPVTMTSSLHDACCLHPDERGGTTFQSSRHYCDPDTGNVVEIPSLSGLSFPNAIDTFNNLPLSLSSFSSSSSFPSSSSSSSSHQSPDSFHMLCQGGSDVTGHAISRWRGESVGCCGMEAYFASEKTCCEGILFDMPAEEGVCCYDRAYRRGDPSNPCMARCGGSVFDTQVQLCCRGTIHPVTSFSDVCCGGDRISSDTHLCCAGVPMPRQRAYGCCRRTTPTPFLRHYMSCRRGGVRRKVRGQFRSRDVCGALPTWSAHWPAPSLLDVNNSALHVEGQVSHIHRNSQDSLRLTLNLVRFIQSPSSDGHAPCTDSQTLHLLVSLSHATGKGKKCRGRQLQRYLRHRVLHVFFPLDAFSCSSGGEPVVSVPTRSGKHLILLSSSSSED from the exons TGACCAGATCCACCCTGATCTACGACACAGAGCAGTGCTGCAACGGGCTTCCTGTGGAGCCCGGCGAGATGTGCTGTGACGAAACGATCCCCGTCACCATGACGTCATCACTCCATGACGCCTGCTGTCTCCACCCCGATGAACGAGGAGGCACGACCTTCCAGTCCAGCCGCCATTACTGCGACCCGGACACCGGCAATGTCGTGGAGATTCCTTCTCTGTCCGGCTTGTCCTTCCCCAACGCCATCGACACTTTCAATAATCTGCCACTCTCtttatcctccttctcttcttcttcttcttttccttcttcttcttcttcttcttcttcccaccagTCGCCCGATTCTTTCCACATGTTGTGCCAGGGCGGAAGTGACGTCACTGGTCACGCGATCTCTCGGTGGCGAGGAGAGAGCGTGGGATGTTGCGGGATGGAGGCGTATTTCGCTTCCGAGAAGACCTGCTGCGAAGGGATTCTGTTTGACATGCCCGCTGAGGAGGGGGT GTGTTGCTACGATCGTGCCTACAGAAGAGGGGACCCCAGCAACCCATGCATGGCTCGGTGCGGGGGGTCTGTGTTCGATACCCAGGTCCAGCTGTGCTGCAGGGGTACCATCCACCCTGTGACGTCCTTCTCTGATGTGTGCTGTGGCGGGGACAGGATCTCCTCAGACACTCACCTGTGCTGTGCTGGGG TCCCCATGCCCAGACAGCGCGCATATGGGTGTTGCCGGCGCACCACGCCCACGCCCTTTTTGCGGCACTACATGAGCTGTAGACGCGGGGGCGTGAGGCGGAAGGTCAGAGGTCAGTTCCGGTCACGTGACGTGTGTGGCGCTCTGCCCACGTGGTCAGCCCATTGGCCGGCCCCGAGTCTGCTGGACGTCAACAACTCTG CACTTCACGTCGAAGGGCAAGTCAGCCACATCCACCGGAACTCCCAAGACTCCTTACGTCTGACCTTGAACCTGGTACGCTTCATCCAATCGCCTTCCTCAGACGGACACGCACCTTGCACGGACAGCCAGACTCTTCACCTTCTCGTCAGTCTGAGCCACGCAACGGGAAAGGGGAAAAAGTGTCGCGGGAGGCAACTGCAGCGGTATCTGCGACACAGAGTACTGCACGTGTTCTTCCCCTTGGATGCGTTCTCTTGCAGCAGCGGCGGTGAACCCGTCGTCAGCGTTCCCACCAGGAGCGGGAAGCATCTAatcttgttgtcgtcgtcttcttctgaaGATTAG